Part of the Prunus dulcis chromosome 8, ALMONDv2, whole genome shotgun sequence genome is shown below.
CATCCTTGAAGATAAAGTTTAATTAAAACATTGATTCATATTTTCTCTTTACcaaaagtaatttttttgcaaAGGGTTAGGAGTTCAAGCGAGTAAGACTCAAGAGTAGTTGCCTCTGCACTTGAGGTTTCATGTTCAAATCCCCTAATCACTCgggttaaaaaaagaaagaaaaataaacttttccaaattactaAGGCTATTGGGCTACATTGTTTCTCCGTAAGAATCCAAGCCCAACTTAAAAGCTTATTGGGCTAATAGCACATCTACTTCACCAACAATCCCATACTGCCAAAGAGCATTTCACTTCCCAATCCCATACCCCCTCAACTCCGAagtctcttctctttcttctatCCACATACTCTGCTACCCGCCATGTCCCTCCTCCGCAGGACGGTCCCTCTCCTACCCCTCCGCTCCAAACCCCTAAACCCTCTCCTATCCCACGCCTTCCTTATTCTCAAACCCTCCTTCCCTAAACCACTTCCCAAACACAcctccattttctcttcttcgtcttcttcttcctcctccacctcctcttCCACCACACCCATTTCCAATCCCAAGACCCCAATTGCCCCGATCCCTCTCCAATGGGTCACCCGAACCGGCTTCTGCGGCGAGCTATCCACCGCCGATGTGGGCAAACGGGTCACGCTTTGCGGGTGGGTCGCCCTCCACCGGGTCCATGGCGGCCTCACCTTCCTCAACCTCCGGGACCACACCGGCTCTGTTCAGGTCACCACTCTTCCCGATACGTTTCCCGATGCTCATTCCGCCATTAACGACTTGAGGCTCGAGTACGTCGTTGCCGTCGAAGGCGTTGTCCGGTCTAGACCGACCGACTCCGTcaacaagaagatgaaaacGGGCTCAATAGAGGTTGCGGCAGAGAATGTTCAGGTGTTGAATGCTGTGAGGTCAAAGTTGCCATTTTTAGTGACTACTGTAGATGATGCTAAGGATTCTGTTAAGGAGGAGATACGTCTTAGGTAATCTCACACTTCTCAGTGTTACTCTTTAGAGGAAAAGacttgaattttctttctttactttttttttttttttttggtcaataatTTCATACATGGTATTTGTTGGAACTGTGTTAATTGAAATTACTTAGATACATGTTGATAGATACCGGTGCCTTGATCTACGCCGTCAACAAATGCATTCAAACATGATGTTGCGGCATAAAGTTGTGAAATTGATTCGGAGACATCTCGAGGATGTACATGGTTTTGTAGAGGTACCATCTCGGGACTTCTTGATTTTTAAAGTCGTTATGTATTACATTTCCATACTCATTATTTACCTTTTTTTCGTTGGGTTTCAGAAACAAAGGTAgaaaagtcaaattttgttttgattctGATTTTTTATCATGGTTATAAGGTAGATTGAGACTCCAATACTCTCTAGATCTACACCAGAAGGTGCCCGAGATTATTTAGTGCCCTCAAGAGTTCAGGTACCTTACAGTTATTTAGCTGGCACTCACTtcagttattattatttttttggtgaatcACTCACTTCGTCTGGTCTGCTATACACTACTCAGAAAGCCTGTGAATCCCCCacttacattttattttaagtttaCTTAGCTGGTTACTTCCATTTATCTTGGCTTTTGAGCTTATTTGCTCTAATGTGTAATTTGAAGCCAGGAACATTTTATGCTTTGCCTCAAAGTCCACAACTGTTCAAGCAAATGTTAATGGTTTCTGGTTTTGATAAGTATTATCAAATAGCAAGGTAAATATATTGTTGTCTTTCTGTCTCATTCTTTTCTTGGTAGATTTTCTGCTTTCCTTCAATAAGCCTGTTACTTCACATGATCATTTTCCTTAGATGCTATGATAATAAATCAAAGAGTATGATCGTTATGCAGACTCTCAACCGAAATTGGAAAAGTCCAACTTTGCGTTTCTTTTTGTAGGTGCTTTCGAGATGAAGATCTAAGAGCTGATAGACAACCTGAATTCACACAGCTTGATATGGAGCTTGCTTTCACTCCTTTGGAGGAGATGCTGAAGCTTAATGAAGATTTGATTAGAAAGGTTAGTTATTAGTTGGCTCCTATTAAtcaaagagagagggaaaggGGTGAGAAAACTTAGCCTTTGAAATATGACATCTCTTTAACATCCATCTGCACATTACTGGGCAATTAGAAATCTATCTGTGCTTTTTGCAGGTTTTTCTAGAGATCAAAGGTGTACATCTCCCAAACCCTTTTCCTAGGCTTACGTATGCTGAAGCAATGAGTCGATATGGTTCAGACAGGCCAGATATTAGATTTGATCTTGAGTTAAAAGATGTAATCATCTTTCCCTTGACTTACATGTTTTGTAGTTAATGGATTTCATATTGCAGATAATAGATTATAGACATCCCTGGCTGCAGTTCACTGTTTCTTAAAATTTATACTGGATACAGTTTAATAACATTATGTTTGCATCTTTAAATGTTGTTTTATCAACTTCAAAAGATTTATCTGGTATAgttgagttttcttttctttaagaatactgttctcttttctttcttgtgtgGATCTTTTGTAGGCATAGCCAGAAATTCGAAGTATTTCTAGCGGGTATCTTGTTTAAAGGTTTCATGTAATATAGTCAAAACGTTTGCATGTCGCATCCAAGCTTGAAGttgtagtttttcttttcagctttccTGATGTAGATAAAAAATAGGTACTGTCCTGTCACACACTAAATAAAGGACTAATGTTACTCCACACAGATTTGGAGTCTAGATTTATATGGAAAAACACCCAATACTTTTATAAAAGTGTTTTTCTCATAAAACCTCATGTTCCCACACTATGGGTACTGCTCTCTTTTATAGCTTACTTCTAATGACTTTTTCTTCTCCCTAAGCATATAAGCGAAACATTCAGCATTCCAATAAAACCCTTATGACCTTTTTCCTTTATGGTTGAATACGTTTCCATGTGCTTTTATACCTGATCAACAgttctttttttcccctaattttttacatgtttgttacgtaaaaatttattttgaagttcTTGTTAATTTGAGGTTTCCTTTATTTGAATTTCAGGTATCTGATATATTCTCAGATTCCCCCTTCAGGGTTTTTGCCGATACTTTGCAAAGTGGGGGAGTTCTCAAAGTTTTATGTGTACCTTCAGGTGCTAAAAGCTATTCAAACACGGCTCTAAAGAAGGGTGATCTTTACAATGAAGCAATCAAATCTGGAGCGAAGGGTTTGCCTTTCCTCAAGGTCTTGAATGATGGTGAGaaagtaattttattttaatttgtgatGCTTAAGATATATTTCTATTGCAGTATCTCACTATTGGCGGTTTTCTACCTTTTTTTCTTAGGGGGAGTTGAGGGAATTCCTGCGTTGGTATCTACTATGGATCCAACAAATACCGAGCAGTTTCTGAGTCGTTGCTCTGCCAGACCAGGTGATCTTATCTTGTTTGCAGTGGGTCATCATTCATCAGTTAATAAAACTCTAGATCGACTACGGGTCTATCTGGCACATGAGCTTGGTCTGGTTGATGATGTAAGTGTTACCATCAAATTATAAGGTGAATATTGATCATAGTTCTTCTCATTTGCtgactctttttcttttggacttTATCTCTAATATCTAGTCCAGGCACTCAATTCTGTGGGTGACCGATTTCCCAATGTTTGAATGGAATGATTCTGAGCAAAGGCTGGAGGTATTTCTCTTGTTTGTATTCCATCTCTTGCAGTTTAACTATGTGATACATGTTTTTTCACATTACAAATTTGTACTAACACTGATTCATAATTGAGTTGTCATCAATGGGAACCTATTATATGGGTGAGATATTCATCCTTGCATATCATCGAGATATCCTGGATTTCTTGCGGGGTTTGAGCAGTCTGTGGTCACTGGATATATTCCTTTTGCATCTAAAGTAggtgaaagaaaattattgaAGACTAAAAGGAATTAATGGGAATTAAATGATACTTGTTAAGTattgtatttgattttgaagaaaGGATTTGTGGGCAACTGTTGGAGAACCTCTTGGTAATTTGTAAATCTTTATTGCATCTTGCATCTCTTCTTGTCTGTACAATGCTGCATATATGCTCAAAATCATTATTGATTTTCAGGCCTTGCACCACCCTTTCACTGCCCCAAATCCTGAAGACATAAAAGATCTTTCTTCTGCTCGTGCTTTAGCTTATGACATGGTTTACAATGGAGTTGAGGTACACCTTTGTTACTTTTCTCCTCTCAGCTTGAAGTCAAATGCATTTGCTAATTCTCTCTCCTAGATGATAAATTGATGTGGTGTTTCCTATGGTGCCAACAGATTGGTGGGGGAAGTTTGAGAATATATAAACGTGAGGTGCAGCAAAAAGTTTTGGAAATTGTTGGTATCTCCCCTGAAGAGGTGAGTacacttttatattttatttgggcCTGTGGAGAGATAACTATTGTATCTACTGTTTATCACCATTTACTGTTAATCTTTCTGATGTACTTGCCTTGCTGAATCCGTTTCTTATTTTGATGTGCTCAAACTTTAACTCTAGACCTTAGGCTTCATTATGAGCTCAGTAATATGAACACCTTGTTCTCTCCAATAATGTGGTGGCATTGTATTTGGCCTGCAGGCTGAAGCGAAATTTGGCTATCTTCTCGAGGCTTTAGACATGGGTGCCCCTCCACATGGTATTGAATTCTATACCTAGGGCATGGCTCTATAACAGCCTACTTACTAGGAGTCCAATTGATAAATTAACTTACAACTATCTTTTAAatgattattgttttttttcttctagaaTTAATTGAGTATACATTTAATTTTGATGCAGGGGGGATTGCTTATGGTTTGGATAGATTGATTATGTTGTTGGCGGGTGCTAATTCCATTAGGGATGTCATAGCTTTCCCAAAAACGACAACTGCACAGTGTGCCCTCACGCGAACACCATCTCAGGTGGATCCGCAGCAGCTAAAGGATCTATTGTATCAGACTCATTAGTACAATCTTCAATCGGCTTATCCATATCAGAAGATATAGCTACCCATATTTCTGTTCCCTAATTGTTATTGCACTTGATCATTGAGCTTGTGTGCTCTGGACAAGTCAATTTTTGATTTCCCAGGGAACTATATAGTACTGTCTGTTTAAGATATTTATGataagttttcctttttcttattcataAACCCTATGATACCCGATCTTATTCATGACCCACAACTGAACAACAGTTTTTTTGCATTGTATGGGactataatttttctttctttgttttggtttaATGCAAATTATCAGTTGCAATACCATAAATTCTTCATGTTTATTCCTACAATGGCCACCATGACTTTACAGAGTCTAGTGGTTCATACTTCAAACGGAAAGAAAGATAAATACTGTTGGGTGGTTAGACTCATTTCAATCAACTGTTGACAGTCTGACTATGCACATGGACGACTTTCACTAGCATTTCTCGAGAATGTTGAAAGCTTGATGATGAGATCAAATTTTTCACATCAGTATCACATATGGTCCGGTCGGAATTTCTTCGTTAGAAAATACTTCTGTTCATAAGTACTTGTTCTAAAAGCACATTgacatttttattaatttccaaaGTGCTTCATGTACCTTTTTAAGTTTTCTGTTCAACGCTTATATAAGTACTTTTGATTATCAGAAACAACTTTTATCCATTCCAATTTCAGAAGCTGTCTCAAATGGACACTTATTAGTCTAGTTTAGTCTAGTTATACTTCTCTTCCAAATGTTGAACTAAATTTTTATGTGCTTTGTCTTCGAAAAGGTTATGGTATCTTACTACCGGAGATTGATTCATTCCAGGGAAAATCTCTTTTTTGAACATGCTTTCTCTAATACATACCTACTTTAATTCTAATTAACAAGATCTAAATGTCGTTTGTATTCAATTTTGTAATCATCATGCATAAATATGGATGCCATGATGGTAAATATCGGTTATACATAATTTCCTTTCAACAGTAATTTTGTGGGTTGTATGCATCAGTAACACAACACTTGAATAAATTTGtcgaaaaataataatataacaaGCTCATActataattttcttgtttttattctGTCTAAAAGTTACAGAGCTCATAATTCATTAACTTCTAATTAAGAAAAACCTCCGATATACATGATctagaaattatataattccGCATTATATATGGAACAAAACCTATAGACCTAATTATGATGATATCTCAACCATAATTGATCTAGAAACTGGCCACAAAAActaagttttcttttcctttgaattgttttctttctcctttttgcTTATATGTATGATTTAACCTAATAGTTATCAGAAAAATGATGTGAGATGAAGGTTTTATATATGTCTACCCAAGTACTTACCCTTAATTTATACACATGACTATTGTGATTAATTTGTCATTTGCATACACATCAAGCATGCAAATTAAGCAAATTAGAGTTGGATTTCAAGATTTTCTTGGCGTGTAGTATTCTTGCCGATGCTACTTGTTTGGAATTCCAAATCCAACCTATAACATATTGAACAcattaaaactaaagagataAAAGGATTACGTACATGTGATTATGCTATTTGATCATAGATATATCCAATATGTTATATTGTCGAACTATCAATCTGgaccttaaaattaaaaagattttattttcaataattcaaattgATAGTGTGAACACAAGATAATTTTATGAGAGAAATATGAATATAAcgatttattataaattttcttgtgCATGTATGTATGTGTTGTCTCTCACATCGATAGATAATAAGAATGGGTGTAACAGGTCAAGGGTGAATAAAATTC
Proteins encoded:
- the LOC117638802 gene encoding aspartate--tRNA ligase, chloroplastic/mitochondrial isoform X2 translates to MSLLRRTVPLLPLRSKPLNPLLSHAFLILKPSFPKPLPKHTSIFSSSSSSSSSTSSSTTPISNPKTPIAPIPLQWVTRTGFCGELSTADVGKRVTLCGWVALHRVHGGLTFLNLRDHTGSVQVTTLPDTFPDAHSAINDLRLEYVVAVEGVVRSRPTDSVNKKMKTGSIEVAAENVQVLNAVRSKLPFLVTTVDDAKDSVKEEIRLRCFRDEDLRADRQPEFTQLDMELAFTPLEEMLKLNEDLIRKVFLEIKGVHLPNPFPRLTYAEAMSRYGSDRPDIRFDLELKDVSDIFSDSPFRVFADTLQSGGVLKVLCVPSGAKSYSNTALKKGDLYNEAIKSGAKGLPFLKVLNDGGVEGIPALVSTMDPTNTEQFLSRCSARPGDLILFAVGHHSSVNKTLDRLRVYLAHELGLVDDSRHSILWVTDFPMFEWNDSEQRLEALHHPFTAPNPEDIKDLSSARALAYDMVYNGVEIGGGSLRIYKREVQQKVLEIVGISPEEAEAKFGYLLEALDMGAPPHGGIAYGLDRLIMLLAGANSIRDVIAFPKTTTAQCALTRTPSQVDPQQLKDLLYQTH
- the LOC117638802 gene encoding aspartate--tRNA ligase, chloroplastic/mitochondrial isoform X1, which codes for MSLLRRTVPLLPLRSKPLNPLLSHAFLILKPSFPKPLPKHTSIFSSSSSSSSSTSSSTTPISNPKTPIAPIPLQWVTRTGFCGELSTADVGKRVTLCGWVALHRVHGGLTFLNLRDHTGSVQVTTLPDTFPDAHSAINDLRLEYVVAVEGVVRSRPTDSVNKKMKTGSIEVAAENVQVLNAVRSKLPFLVTTVDDAKDSVKEEIRLRYRCLDLRRQQMHSNMMLRHKVVKLIRRHLEDVHGFVEIETPILSRSTPEGARDYLVPSRVQPGTFYALPQSPQLFKQMLMVSGFDKYYQIARCFRDEDLRADRQPEFTQLDMELAFTPLEEMLKLNEDLIRKVFLEIKGVHLPNPFPRLTYAEAMSRYGSDRPDIRFDLELKDVSDIFSDSPFRVFADTLQSGGVLKVLCVPSGAKSYSNTALKKGDLYNEAIKSGAKGLPFLKVLNDGGVEGIPALVSTMDPTNTEQFLSRCSARPGDLILFAVGHHSSVNKTLDRLRVYLAHELGLVDDSRHSILWVTDFPMFEWNDSEQRLEALHHPFTAPNPEDIKDLSSARALAYDMVYNGVEIGGGSLRIYKREVQQKVLEIVGISPEEAEAKFGYLLEALDMGAPPHGGIAYGLDRLIMLLAGANSIRDVIAFPKTTTAQCALTRTPSQVDPQQLKDLLYQTH